The sequence AAAGACGATGCGCATAAGCGGACTAAGACTGGACTGAAGCCGGGCTAACGCTTCTACCTCACACCACAGTGGCCGGCTCACATCGTCAAGCTTGCAATATCGAAAGCTCGCGCGTTTCACCGCGCCCAGCATGACGTCGGATGCACCGCCAATGCGCGATTTGCGATGTCCACTTCGCGCTAAAGCGCTTCGTCAGGCGAAGCGGCCGCCTTCGGTGCTCGGATCGGTACGGGGATCGTCGTCGTCGCGCGAACTGTCGACGCGCGGGCGCTTGAGCACGCTGCGCAGTTGCGCGTCAGCATCGGTCTGCGGCGTGCTCGCGCTTTCAACCGCGGCGGCTTTCGCGGCTGCCACGCGTGCCACGGCTTCCGCGGTGGCCAAGGCTTCTTCGTCGATCTCGGCGGCCAGCGCGGCGGCGACCCCCGCCGGCAACAACGGTGCAGGCTCAGGCGCGGCGGGCTTGCGGGGCACGGCATTCGCATTCGACGGCGCGTTCGCTGCGTCCGCTGTTGCTCCACCTTCCGCCGATGCACCGGTTTCGCTGCCGCCACGCGTTTGCAAGGCCGCCGGCAGCGCCGCGCGCGCGTGGCGCGTGCCGCGCGCGACCCGCTGCAACGCCGCGTCGAGCGCATCCGGCGCGCGCGGGGCGCGCAAGCGGTCGACGATGCTGGCCGCCTTCACCTGTTCGCTGGTGGCGCCGAAGCTCAACACCGCGCGCCGCATCAACTCGCTGACGCTAATGCCCAGATTCTCGGCGGTGGCGGCGATCGCGCGTTTCTGCGCGGTCGTGACGAATACGACGATGCGTTCGCTGGGCTTGTTCATGATCGGCTCGCATACTTGTTGGCATGGGCGGGACGGCTTGGTGGTGCGTCTGATAGTGCGCTTGCTGGTACGTCCGGCAGCGCGCGGGTCCGACGCACGCGCCGAACCCATCATATGACGAGTTGCAACGATGCGGAACGGGCGTGACATGAAAATCCCGTGACATCAACGACTTGTCGCGTTTCCGGCGAGCTTGTCCACAGGCCTTTCAACAGTTTCTGTTGATAACCCCGGCCGTCCGCGCAAGGCGTGGCGGCGTAGGGCGGCAGCGGCGGGCGCGCAAGGAACGCGAAGGGAATTCTTACAAAAAAACTCGCTTCGGCCTGTCTTGATTTCTTTAAAATGCGCTGTTACGTTGCGCCGGACACTGTCCCGGGCGCCGTGCGGCTGGCCGGGGGCATAGGGCCGCGCGGCGGTGTGCGTCCGAGGCCACGGTGCTCGATCACGATCCATGCACGCGCTACGAGCGCGCGCAGAAAGGCGTTCAGTTACGCGCCCACTATTCCAGTCATGCCAATCATCAAACGACCGCATTCTTCCAATTCTCCGGCTGGTGAAGACCGGGACTCCTACCAACGCACTCCAGGACGCAATGCGGCTTCGCGCGAGGCCGAGGGCGACGCGCGCGGCCGCCGTTCGATCGGCTTGACCCTCGTGATCTGGTTCGCCAGCCTGATGGGCACGCTCGCGGTGGTGGGCGCGCTGATCGTCGGCTATGCGCTGGTGGTGATGGGGCCGCAGTTGCCGTCGCTCGACGCGTTGACCGACTATCGTCCGAAAGTGCCGCTGCGGGTCTACACGGCCGACCACGTGCTGATCGGCGAATTCGGCGACGAGCGGCGCAGCATCGTGCGCTTCCAGGACATTCCCGACCAGATGAAGAAAGCGGTGCTCGCGATCGAAGACTATCGCTTCTACGAGCACGGCGGCGTCGACTTTCTGGGCATTCTGCGCGCCGGTTTTGCCGACCTGGCGCACGGCGGCGCCTCGCAGGGCGCGAGCACGATCACCATGCAGGTGGCGCGCAACTTCTTCCTGTCGAGCGAAAAGACCTACACGCGCAAGATCTATGAAATGCTGCTCGCGTACAAGATCGAGCGCGCGCTGACCAAAGACCAGATTCTCGAGCTGTATATGAACCAGATTTATCTGGGCGAGCGCGCGTACGGCTTTGCGTCGGCGGCGCGCGTGTACTTCGGCAAGGATCTGAAGGACATCACGCTGGCGGAATCCGCGATGCTGGCCGGTTTGCCGAAAGCGCCGTCCGCGTATAACCCGGTGGTCAATCCGAAGCGCGCCAAGATCCGTCAGGAGTACATTCTGCGGCGCATGTTCGAGCTGAAATACATCAGCCAGGATCAGTACGATCAGGCGGTGAAGGAAGAGATTCACACCAAGAATCCGGGCAACGAATACAGCGTGCACGCGGAGTACATCGCCGAAATGGTGCGGCAGATGATGTACGCGCAGTACAAGGACGAAACCTATACGCGCGGTCTGAACGTCACCACCACGATCGATTCCGCGGATCAGGACGCCGCGTATCAGGCGGTGCGTAAAGGCGTGATGGACTACGAGCGCCGGCACGGCTATCGCGGACCGGAAGGCTTCGTGCAACTGCCCGAGCCGGGCGACGACCGCGATCAGACGATCGACGACGCGCTCACCGATCACCCCGACAACGGCGAGATCATCGCCGCCGTGGTGACCGACGCGAATCCGAAGCTGGTGAAAGCGCAACTGGTGGACGGCACGCAGGTGGCGATTAGCGGCGACGGGCTGCGCTTCGTCGCGGGCGGCTTGAGCGCGCGCGCCACCGCGGCCACGAAGATCAAGCCGGGTTCGATCGTGCGCCTCATCGCCGACGATAAAGGCAACTGGCAGATCACGCAGTTGCCGCAGGTGGAAGGCGCGCTGGTGTCGCTCACGCCGCAGGACGGCGCGATCCGCGCGCTGGTG is a genomic window of Paraburkholderia bryophila containing:
- a CDS encoding penicillin-binding protein 1A gives rise to the protein MPIIKRPHSSNSPAGEDRDSYQRTPGRNAASREAEGDARGRRSIGLTLVIWFASLMGTLAVVGALIVGYALVVMGPQLPSLDALTDYRPKVPLRVYTADHVLIGEFGDERRSIVRFQDIPDQMKKAVLAIEDYRFYEHGGVDFLGILRAGFADLAHGGASQGASTITMQVARNFFLSSEKTYTRKIYEMLLAYKIERALTKDQILELYMNQIYLGERAYGFASAARVYFGKDLKDITLAESAMLAGLPKAPSAYNPVVNPKRAKIRQEYILRRMFELKYISQDQYDQAVKEEIHTKNPGNEYSVHAEYIAEMVRQMMYAQYKDETYTRGLNVTTTIDSADQDAAYQAVRKGVMDYERRHGYRGPEGFVQLPEPGDDRDQTIDDALTDHPDNGEIIAAVVTDANPKLVKAQLVDGTQVAISGDGLRFVAGGLSARATAATKIKPGSIVRLIADDKGNWQITQLPQVEGALVSLTPQDGAIRALVGGFDFNKNKFNHVTQAWRQPGSSFKPFIYSAALDKGLGPATIINDAPLYFPSSTPGGDAWEPKDDDQPDGPMPMRLALQKSKNLVSIRILSFIGTKYAQDFVTQRFGFDADKTPPYLPMALGAGLVTPLQSAGAYSVFANGGYRINPYLIAEVTDARGQPLSKAQPLTAGRDAPRTLEPRNAYIMNSLLHSVATAGTGAGTNVLHRSDLQGKTGTTNDAKDGWFAGYQQSLVAVAWMGYDQPKSLGSREFGAQLALPIWVEYMQRALRGVPQAEPAQPDGVTAVDGELFYTDMTPGNGFVASIGLDSANPTAGASDAVGGVGPAGMTPPAVPPPNVSSNEKKQILDLFESNKP